From a single Amphiprion ocellaris isolate individual 3 ecotype Okinawa chromosome 18, ASM2253959v1, whole genome shotgun sequence genomic region:
- the kcnj12a gene encoding ATP-sensitive inward rectifier potassium channel 12: MSVGRINRYSIVSSEEEGLRLTTMHGMNGFGNGKIHTRRKCRNRFVKKNGQCNVQFANMDDKSQRYMADIFTTCVDIRWRWMLVVFTLVFVVSWLAFGLAFWVIALLHGDLDNPAGDDNFTPCVLQVNGFVAAFLFSIETQSTIGYGYRCVTEECPVAVFMVVFQSIVGCIIDCFMIGAIMAKMARPKKRAQTLLFSHNAVIAMRDGKLCLMWRVGNLRKSHIVEAHVRAQLIKPRITDEGEYIPLDQIDINVGFDKGLDRIFLVSPITILHEIDEESPLFGISKQDLETADFEIVVILEGMVEATAMTTQARSSYLASEVLWGHRFEPVLFEEKNLYKVDYSHFHKTYEVPSTPRCSAKDMVENKFLVPSSNSFCYENELAFLNRDEEEEEGVGGGSRALANLSPDRNSRHEFERLQATRALDQRSYRRESEI, from the coding sequence ATGAGTGTGGGAAGGATCAACCGCTACAGCATAGTGTCATCTGAGGAAGAGGGCCTGCGCCTCACTACCATGCATGGCATGAACGGCTTTGGCAATGGCAAGATCCACACGCGCCGCAAATGCCGCAACCGCTTTGTAAAAAAGAATGGCCAGTGCAATGTGCAGTTTGCCAATATGGACGACAAGTCGCAGCGCTACATGGCCGACATCTTCACTACGTGTGTTGATATTCGCTGGCGATGGATGCTGGTAGTCTTCACTCTTGTGTTTGTCGTCTCCTGGCTGGCCTTCGGCTTAGCCTTTTGGGTCATTGCTCTGCTACATGGAGATCTGGATAACCCAGCCGGAGATGACAACTTCACTCCATGTGTCCTACAGGTCAATGGATTTGTGGCTGCCTTCCTATTCTCCATTGAAACACAGTCTACTATTGGTTATGGCTACCGCTGCGTTACTGAGGAGTGCCCAGTGGCTGTCTTCATGGTGGTCTTCCAGTCCATAGTGGGCTGCATCATTGACTGCTTCATGATCGGCGCCATCATGGCCAAGATGGCAAGGCCTAAGAAGCGAGCACAAACACTTTTGTTTAGCCACAATGCTGTCATTGCCATGCGGGATGGAAAGCTGTGTCTCATGTGGAGGGTAGGGAATCTTCGCAAGAGCCACATTGTAGAGGCCCATGTCCGAGCACAGCTTATTAAGCCTCGGATAACTGATGAGGGGGAATATATTCCTCTAGACCAGATAGACATTAATGTGGGCTTCGACAAAGGCTTGGACAGGATTTTCTTGGTTTCACCCATCACAATTCTCCATGAGATAGATGAGGAGAGCCCCCTATTTGGAATCAGCAAACAGGACTTGGAGACAGCAGACTTTGagattgttgtcattttggaggGAATGGTTGAAGCAACCGCCATGACCACGCAGGCTCGCAGCTCCTACTTGGCCTCTGAGGTCCTTTGGGGTCATCGGTTTGAGCCAGTCTTGTTTGAGGAGAAGAACCTGTACAAGGTGGATTACTCTCACTTTCACAAAACCTATGAGGTGCCGTCCACCCCTCGCTGCAGTGCCAAGGACATGGTGGAGAACAAGTTCCTAGTCCCCAGCTCTAATTCCTTCTGCTATGAAAATGAGCTGGCCTTCTTAAATCgtgatgaggaagaggaagagggtgTAGGTGGTGGGAGCAGGGCACTGGCAAACCTCAGTCCAGACCGGAACAGCCGACATGAGTTTGAACGCTTACAGGCCACCAGGGCACTTGATCAAAGGTCATATCGTAGAGAGTCAGAAATATGA